TTAGAATTATTGTTGATAAAGTAGAATCAAATAATATTTTTCTTGCTTGTACTGAACTGCCTTTAATAAAATTAAAATATAAAGATAAAAATTTAATTGATGTTACTCAATTGTTAGCAAGAAAACTAGTTGAAAAAAGTTTTTAAGTAAAGTTTGGACATTATATTATTTAACTAAATTGAAAGGATTATATGTGTTTAATAAAGATGGAATACCTTTTTTTACTATTATAATTCCATTTCTTAGTATACTTTTCTTATCTTTTTTTACAACTTCATATTATTTAAAACTTTCTAATGAGAACTTTGAACTTGATATAAAAGAGTATAAAGAGTTATATCTTTTAGAGAATAAAAAAGAAGATATCAATACAATAATTGATAAAAAAATAAAACAACATAAAATAAGAGAAAATGAATTTAAAGATTTTATGCTTATTCAAACAGGAACTATTTTAGTTTTTATGGCACTTTTTTCTATTTTAATGACTTCTATTATAAGTGATGTGGTTAAAAAATATAAAACTCAAGTTCAAAATAAAGAGGATAAACTTGAAAGTCTTAATAAAAATCTAGCTTTTAAAGTTGAAGAAGGTATTGCAGAAGGAAAAAGAAAAGATAAAGCTATATTGCAACAATCAAAATTAGCAAGAATGGGGTCAATGATAAGTATGATTGCACACCAATGGAGACAGCCATTAACTGAGTTATCGGGAATATTAATGGAACTTGAAACTGCAACAAGATTTAAAAAAGTGAATGATAAACATATTATTAGTTCTATAGAGAGAAGTGATAAGATGATTGAGTTTATGTCAAATACTATTGATGATTTTAGAAATTTTTATAAACCGGACAAAATAAAAGAAAACTTCTTTGTTTTGGATTCTTGTAAGAAAGCTATAAATTTAGTAAATGCTTCTTTAGATGATAGTTCAATAAAATTAAACTTAGATGTAAAAGATAATAGACAAATACATGGTTATCCTACAGAGTTTTCTCAAGTTATTTTAAATCTTATTTCTAATGCTAGAGATATTTTAGTTGAGAAAAAAGTTGTTGATCCATCTATCTCTTTAAGTATTGAAAATAGGGGAATTAATACTATTGTAAAAGTTGCAGATAATGCAGGTGGAATAAATAAAGAGTATTTTGATTTGATATTTGATCCATACTTTAGTACGAAAGATTCTACAAAGGGTACAGGTTTAGGATTGTATATTTCAAAACTTATAATAGAGCGAAATATGGGTGGAGAACTTAGTGTATATAATGATGAAAAAGGTGCTGTTTTTAAAATAGTACTTGCAGGATAAAAAAATGGAAGAAAATTTATTAGAAGAATTAAAAAATGTACCTATTCTTTGTGTTGAAGATGAAGATGGTATTAGAAAAGTTATAGTAGATACTTTAAAATACTATTTTGATGAAGTATATGAAGCTAGAGATGGTAATGAAGCATATGAATTATACTTAGATTATAAACCAAAAATTATACTAACAGATATTCAAATGAAGAATTGTGATGGGGTTGAACTTGTTAAAAGAATAAGAGAAAATGATTTAAATACCGCAATTATAATGTTAACAGCATACTCAAATGAAGAATATCTGATGGATTTGATAAATTTAAATATTAATCATTTTATATTAAAACCATTAAATCTAAAAAAATTAAATGAAGCACTTTTAAAATATTTAAAAAAGAGTTTAGAAACTATCACTTTGCATGAAGATTTGATTTTAGATTTACAAAAGAGAGAACTTATATATAATAAAAATGAGACTATAATTTTAAGAAAAAGAGAGAAGGATTTTTTACATCTTTTATATAATAGAAAAAATGGAATTTTGACTTATAATGAAATTGAAGAGGAACTTTGGATAGATAAAGAGATGACTACACATGCTTTAAAGTCTTTTATAAAAGATTTAAGACATAAGCTGCCTATAAATGTAATTAAAAATGTTCCTCAAGAAGGATATACTTTAGCTTAAAAAGATAGAAATCCCACTTTTTACATACTTTTACTTGGCATAATTTTTAAATTAATCTAAATAAAAAACATAATGTAATTTTTATGTAACTTATGTATAATTTTTGGGTTTAAAAACTAGGGGAAATTTATGGAAGAAAACTTTAGAATTGAAAAAGATTTTTTAGGTGAAAAAAAGATAGAAAAAGAGAGCTATTATGGTATTCAAACTTTAAGAGCAAGTGAAAATTTTGATATAACACATACAAGTTTATCACTATTTCCAAATTTTATTAAATCATTAGCAAAGGTAAAAAAGTCTTGTGCTTTAACTAATTATGAGTTAGGTGATTTAAATGATATACAAAGAGATGCTATTATTCAAGCTTGTAATGAAATAATTGATGGCAAATTTCATGACCAGTTTATTGTTGACCCAA
This window of the Arcobacter sp. LA11 genome carries:
- a CDS encoding sensor histidine kinase, which gives rise to MFNKDGIPFFTIIIPFLSILFLSFFTTSYYLKLSNENFELDIKEYKELYLLENKKEDINTIIDKKIKQHKIRENEFKDFMLIQTGTILVFMALFSILMTSIISDVVKKYKTQVQNKEDKLESLNKNLAFKVEEGIAEGKRKDKAILQQSKLARMGSMISMIAHQWRQPLTELSGILMELETATRFKKVNDKHIISSIERSDKMIEFMSNTIDDFRNFYKPDKIKENFFVLDSCKKAINLVNASLDDSSIKLNLDVKDNRQIHGYPTEFSQVILNLISNARDILVEKKVVDPSISLSIENRGINTIVKVADNAGGINKEYFDLIFDPYFSTKDSTKGTGLGLYISKLIIERNMGGELSVYNDEKGAVFKIVLAG
- a CDS encoding response regulator transcription factor, which codes for MEENLLEELKNVPILCVEDEDGIRKVIVDTLKYYFDEVYEARDGNEAYELYLDYKPKIILTDIQMKNCDGVELVKRIRENDLNTAIIMLTAYSNEEYLMDLINLNINHFILKPLNLKKLNEALLKYLKKSLETITLHEDLILDLQKRELIYNKNETIILRKREKDFLHLLYNRKNGILTYNEIEEELWIDKEMTTHALKSFIKDLRHKLPINVIKNVPQEGYTLA